A region from the Anaerolineae bacterium genome encodes:
- the rplL gene encoding 50S ribosomal protein L7/L12: protein MTKEEIISAIEKMSVLELAELVKALEARFGVSAAAPVMAVGPAPAAATAAAPEPVEEKTEFDVILKEVGAKKINVIKVVRQLTNLGLKEAKDLVESAPATVLQAVAKAAAEDAKKLLEAEGATVEIR from the coding sequence ATGACGAAAGAAGAGATCATCAGCGCAATCGAGAAGATGTCAGTACTGGAACTGGCCGAGTTGGTGAAGGCTTTGGAGGCTCGCTTCGGCGTGAGCGCTGCCGCACCGGTGATGGCAGTTGGGCCTGCACCAGCGGCTGCGACAGCTGCCGCGCCTGAGCCAGTAGAGGAGAAGACGGAGTTCGACGTCATCCTCAAGGAAGTAGGCGCCAAGAAGATCAACGTCATCAAGGTCGTCCGCCAGCTTACCAATTTGGGCTTGAAGGAGGCCAAGGACCTGGTGGAAAGCGCGCCGGCGACAGTGCTACAGGCCGTGGCCAAGGCTGCCGCCGAGGACGCCAAGAAGCTCCTGGAGGCCGAAGGGGCTACAGTCGAGATCCGGTAG
- a CDS encoding DegT/DnrJ/EryC1/StrS family aminotransferase: MSGPGMELIGEEEKRELLEVIEAGYLFRYGSPDNPAFKAKVYNLEQEVARLVGVRYAVAVNSGTSALLVALSGLGVGPGDEVIVPGYTFIASMSSVIYARAIPILAEIDRTFNLDPADVRRKITPRTKAIMAVHMLGNPARLDELKAIADEHGLLLIEDCAQAFGASYKGRRVGSIGHAGAYSFNIFKTITAGDGGMVVTDDEAAYRRFFGVHDQGHSPLRMGVEIGQRPFVGLDFRMTELTAAVLLAQLRKLEVILSRLRANKRRFKEAIADLPGLEFREITDPEGECATILTVILPSEEIARKIAGELGTKVVADSGWHVYSNMEQILEKRTITPEGCPFTCPYYTSKGGEVKYWKGMLPQTDDLLSRSINISIGVSDPGLGSAFGVTVRDGFDVVDARAEEFRRVAMKYL; encoded by the coding sequence ATGTCTGGTCCCGGTATGGAACTGATCGGTGAGGAGGAAAAGCGAGAGCTGTTGGAGGTAATAGAGGCGGGTTACCTCTTCCGCTACGGCAGCCCGGATAACCCAGCCTTTAAAGCCAAAGTCTATAATCTAGAACAGGAAGTCGCTCGACTGGTTGGCGTCCGCTATGCGGTAGCTGTGAACTCAGGCACCAGCGCGCTGTTAGTGGCATTGTCTGGCCTGGGTGTTGGCCCCGGCGACGAGGTGATCGTGCCTGGCTATACCTTTATCGCCAGCATGTCATCCGTCATTTACGCCCGTGCCATCCCAATCCTGGCCGAGATAGACCGAACGTTCAATCTGGACCCTGCCGATGTGCGCCGCAAAATCACGCCACGCACAAAGGCGATCATGGCCGTTCATATGCTGGGGAACCCTGCGCGGCTTGACGAGCTGAAAGCCATCGCCGATGAGCACGGATTGCTTCTCATCGAGGACTGTGCCCAGGCGTTCGGAGCAAGCTACAAGGGACGCCGGGTTGGTTCGATTGGTCATGCCGGCGCCTACAGCTTCAACATCTTCAAGACCATCACCGCCGGCGATGGGGGCATGGTGGTCACTGACGATGAGGCAGCCTACCGTCGGTTCTTCGGCGTTCACGATCAGGGACATTCGCCTCTGCGCATGGGGGTTGAGATCGGACAACGCCCCTTCGTTGGCCTGGACTTTCGCATGACGGAGCTGACCGCAGCGGTACTGCTGGCCCAATTGCGCAAGCTGGAGGTGATCCTATCCCGTTTGCGGGCCAACAAACGACGGTTCAAGGAGGCTATCGCCGATCTACCTGGCCTGGAGTTTCGGGAGATTACTGATCCTGAGGGGGAATGTGCCACGATCCTCACCGTGATCCTCCCCAGCGAGGAGATCGCGCGCAAGATCGCTGGAGAGCTGGGTACCAAGGTGGTAGCCGATTCGGGATGGCACGTATATTCGAACATGGAGCAAATCCTGGAGAAGCGTACCATCACGCCTGAGGGGTGTCCGTTCACCTGCCCTTACTACACCTCTAAGGGTGGCGAGGTGAAGTATTGGAAGGGGATGCTCCCTCAGACCGACGATCTCCTCTCCCGTTCGATCAACATCAGCATCGGCGTGTCCGACCCTGGCTTAGGCTCCGCCTTCGGCGTGACGGTGCGGGACGGGTTTGACGTGGTGGACGCGCGGGCAGAGGAGTTTCGACGGGTAGCTATGAAATACTTATAG
- the rplJ gene encoding 50S ribosomal protein L10, whose protein sequence is MAITREKKQALLTEYLDKARRAQMIIITEHRGLTVKQAQELRRSLAPHQAAFHVVKNTLLRLALQELGRPVPDSLLEGPTAVSYCFGDIAAVAKAVDDFARASGVLQIRGGLLGSQVVDAEGVRALANLPPREVLLARVVGGIQAPLVGLVSVLGGVLRGLVNVLDARRRQLEEAAA, encoded by the coding sequence CCCGCCGGGCGCAGATGATCATCATCACAGAACATCGGGGCTTAACCGTGAAACAGGCCCAGGAGCTGCGGCGTTCGTTGGCCCCGCATCAAGCGGCATTTCATGTGGTGAAGAACACGTTGCTTCGGCTGGCCTTGCAAGAATTGGGGAGGCCTGTCCCTGATTCGCTGCTGGAAGGTCCTACCGCCGTCAGCTATTGTTTTGGTGATATAGCGGCCGTGGCGAAGGCGGTGGATGACTTCGCGCGCGCCTCGGGCGTGTTGCAGATCCGCGGCGGCCTTCTCGGCTCGCAGGTGGTGGATGCCGAGGGCGTACGAGCTCTAGCCAACCTGCCGCCACGCGAGGTCTTGCTGGCTCGCGTGGTGGGCGGCATCCAGGCACCTCTTGTTGGCCTGGTTAGCGTATTGGGCGGAGTGCTGCGCGGCCTGGTGAATGTGTTAGACGCCCGCCGACGGCAGTTGGAAGAGGCCGCTGCGTGA